Proteins from a genomic interval of Candidatus Eremiobacteraceae bacterium:
- the rsmG gene encoding 16S rRNA (guanine(527)-N(7))-methyltransferase RsmG, which translates to MSEELLAHLEDGLTQLGFKAEPLAGRLLEFGNLLLEANRRTNLVGAKTLDELAASHLLDSLAPLAGMGLREPVVDVGSGAGLPGIPVALAWPGLAVTLLEPRAKRAAFLSDAVEALRLRAVRVEKLSAETAGRGQWRDRAGTVLARALAKPEAALGLALPLLARGGRLYIYTGREAAPGAQDLAAIGRLNARLVEAREVVVPYLGAQRHVWTIEKVGPTPPGVPPPARLRREGKRA; encoded by the coding sequence GTGAGCGAGGAGCTCCTCGCTCACCTGGAAGATGGGCTCACGCAGCTCGGCTTCAAGGCCGAGCCGTTGGCTGGTCGCCTGCTCGAGTTCGGCAACCTACTGCTCGAGGCCAACCGGCGAACGAACCTGGTCGGCGCCAAAACTCTTGACGAGCTGGCCGCCTCGCATCTGCTCGACAGCCTCGCCCCGCTCGCGGGCATGGGTTTGCGCGAGCCGGTGGTCGACGTCGGCAGCGGCGCGGGCTTGCCGGGAATCCCTGTTGCCCTTGCATGGCCTGGGCTAGCCGTGACGCTCCTCGAGCCGCGGGCCAAGCGGGCCGCCTTCCTCAGCGATGCGGTCGAAGCTCTCCGCCTACGGGCCGTGCGGGTCGAAAAGCTGTCGGCCGAAACGGCGGGCCGCGGCCAATGGCGCGATCGCGCCGGAACGGTCCTCGCGCGCGCGCTGGCCAAGCCCGAAGCCGCCCTGGGCCTCGCCTTGCCGCTGCTAGCCCGCGGTGGCAGGCTCTACATCTATACCGGGCGCGAGGCCGCTCCTGGAGCCCAGGATCTGGCGGCCATCGGCCGGCTGAACGCACGGCTCGTGGAGGCGCGCGAGGTCGTCGTTCCGTACCTTGGTGCGCAGCGACATGTCTGGACCATTGAAAAAGTCGGCCCGACCCCGCCTGGCGTTCCGCCGCCGGCCCGCCTGCGCCGCGAGGGTAAGCGGGCCTGA